The following proteins come from a genomic window of Megalobrama amblycephala isolate DHTTF-2021 linkage group LG1, ASM1881202v1, whole genome shotgun sequence:
- the tfap4 gene encoding transcription factor AP-4 isoform X3: MEYFMVPAQKVPSLQHFRKTEKEVIGGLCSLANIPLTPETARDQERRIRREIANSNERRRMQSINAGFQSLKTLIPHSDGEKLSKAAILQQTAEYIFSLEQEKTRLLQQNTQLKRYIQKEFSGSSPKRRRAEEKDEGIGSPDILEEEKVEDLRREMIELRQQLDKERSVRMMLEEQVFSPATPPAPTHHATVIVPAPAPPPPPHHVTVVTMGPTSVINTASTSRQNLDTIVQAIQHIEGTQERMVVPEEEKRRAVIVTPGRVLTDTGDSDTASDNEGSEDC; the protein is encoded by the exons ATGGAGTATTTCATGGTACCAGCTCAGAAGGTGCCCTCCTTGCAACATTTCAGGAAAACCGAGAAAGAAGTCATAGGGGGCTTGTGCAG CTTAGCAAACATTCCCCTCACGCCAGAGACGGCGCGGGACCAGGAGCGACGTATTCGGCGGGAAATCGCCAATAGTAATGAGCGCCGGCGCATGCAGAGCATCAATGCTGGCTTCCAGTCTCTGAAAACACTCATCCCGCATAGTGACGGGGAAAAGCTAAGCAAG gCTGCCATCTTGCAGCAAACGGCCGAATACATCTTTTCTCTGGAGCAGGAGAAGACGCGGCTGCTGCAACAAAACACCCAACTCAAACGCTACATACAG AAGGAGTTCAGCGGCTCGTCTCCGAAGAGGAGGCGTGCCGAGGAGAAGGATGAAGGGATCGGATCTCCAGACATTCTGGAGGAGGAGAAGGTGGAGGATCTGCGGAGAGAGATGATCGAACTCCGACAACAGCTGGATAAAGAGCGCTCGGTTCGCATGATGCTGGAAGAACAG GTGTTTTCTCCCGCCACGCCACCTGCACCCACTCATCACGCCACAGTAATCGTTCCCGCCCCTGCGCCGCCACCCCCTCCCCATCATGTCACTGTGGTAACCATGGGCCCCACCTCCGTGATCAACACAGCATCCACATCACGACAGAACTTGGACACCATTGTGCAG GCCATCCAGCACATCGAAGGCACGCAGGAAAGGATGGTCGTGCCCGAGGAGGAAAAACGCCGGGCGGTCATCGTCACCCCGGGCCGCGTCCTCACAGACACCGGAGACTCCGACACCGCCTCTGACAACGAAGGATCTGAGGACTGTTAA
- the tfap4 gene encoding transcription factor AP-4 isoform X1 — protein sequence MEYFMVPAQKVPSLQHFRKTEKEVIGGLCSLANIPLTPETARDQERRIRREIANSNERRRMQSINAGFQSLKTLIPHSDGEKLSKAAILQQTAEYIFSLEQEKTRLLQQNTQLKRYIQKEFSGSSPKRRRAEEKDEGIGSPDILEEEKVEDLRREMIELRQQLDKERSVRMMLEEQIRSLDAHLYPEKLKVIAQQVQEQHVQTQTLLRLQQQQEQLGKETSTPARSPLVFSPATPPAPTHHATVIVPAPAPPPPPHHVTVVTMGPTSVINTASTSRQNLDTIVQAIQHIEGTQERMVVPEEEKRRAVIVTPGRVLTDTGDSDTASDNEGSEDC from the exons ATGGAGTATTTCATGGTACCAGCTCAGAAGGTGCCCTCCTTGCAACATTTCAGGAAAACCGAGAAAGAAGTCATAGGGGGCTTGTGCAG CTTAGCAAACATTCCCCTCACGCCAGAGACGGCGCGGGACCAGGAGCGACGTATTCGGCGGGAAATCGCCAATAGTAATGAGCGCCGGCGCATGCAGAGCATCAATGCTGGCTTCCAGTCTCTGAAAACACTCATCCCGCATAGTGACGGGGAAAAGCTAAGCAAG gCTGCCATCTTGCAGCAAACGGCCGAATACATCTTTTCTCTGGAGCAGGAGAAGACGCGGCTGCTGCAACAAAACACCCAACTCAAACGCTACATACAG AAGGAGTTCAGCGGCTCGTCTCCGAAGAGGAGGCGTGCCGAGGAGAAGGATGAAGGGATCGGATCTCCAGACATTCTGGAGGAGGAGAAGGTGGAGGATCTGCGGAGAGAGATGATCGAACTCCGACAACAGCTGGATAAAGAGCGCTCGGTTCGCATGATGCTGGAAGAACAG ATCCGTTCATTGGATGCCCACTTGTACCCCGAGAAGCTCAAGGTGATCGCACAGCAGGTCCAGGAACAGCATGTGCAGACGCAAACTCTGCTCCGCCTTCAGCAGCAGCAGGAACAGCTGGGAAAAGAGACCAGCACCCCTGCTCGCAGCCCGCTG GTGTTTTCTCCCGCCACGCCACCTGCACCCACTCATCACGCCACAGTAATCGTTCCCGCCCCTGCGCCGCCACCCCCTCCCCATCATGTCACTGTGGTAACCATGGGCCCCACCTCCGTGATCAACACAGCATCCACATCACGACAGAACTTGGACACCATTGTGCAG GCCATCCAGCACATCGAAGGCACGCAGGAAAGGATGGTCGTGCCCGAGGAGGAAAAACGCCGGGCGGTCATCGTCACCCCGGGCCGCGTCCTCACAGACACCGGAGACTCCGACACCGCCTCTGACAACGAAGGATCTGAGGACTGTTAA
- the tfap4 gene encoding transcription factor AP-4 isoform X2, which produces MGLNEHSGSLANIPLTPETARDQERRIRREIANSNERRRMQSINAGFQSLKTLIPHSDGEKLSKAAILQQTAEYIFSLEQEKTRLLQQNTQLKRYIQKEFSGSSPKRRRAEEKDEGIGSPDILEEEKVEDLRREMIELRQQLDKERSVRMMLEEQIRSLDAHLYPEKLKVIAQQVQEQHVQTQTLLRLQQQQEQLGKETSTPARSPLVFSPATPPAPTHHATVIVPAPAPPPPPHHVTVVTMGPTSVINTASTSRQNLDTIVQAIQHIEGTQERMVVPEEEKRRAVIVTPGRVLTDTGDSDTASDNEGSEDC; this is translated from the exons ATGGGCTTGAATGAGCATTCAGGAAG CTTAGCAAACATTCCCCTCACGCCAGAGACGGCGCGGGACCAGGAGCGACGTATTCGGCGGGAAATCGCCAATAGTAATGAGCGCCGGCGCATGCAGAGCATCAATGCTGGCTTCCAGTCTCTGAAAACACTCATCCCGCATAGTGACGGGGAAAAGCTAAGCAAG gCTGCCATCTTGCAGCAAACGGCCGAATACATCTTTTCTCTGGAGCAGGAGAAGACGCGGCTGCTGCAACAAAACACCCAACTCAAACGCTACATACAG AAGGAGTTCAGCGGCTCGTCTCCGAAGAGGAGGCGTGCCGAGGAGAAGGATGAAGGGATCGGATCTCCAGACATTCTGGAGGAGGAGAAGGTGGAGGATCTGCGGAGAGAGATGATCGAACTCCGACAACAGCTGGATAAAGAGCGCTCGGTTCGCATGATGCTGGAAGAACAG ATCCGTTCATTGGATGCCCACTTGTACCCCGAGAAGCTCAAGGTGATCGCACAGCAGGTCCAGGAACAGCATGTGCAGACGCAAACTCTGCTCCGCCTTCAGCAGCAGCAGGAACAGCTGGGAAAAGAGACCAGCACCCCTGCTCGCAGCCCGCTG GTGTTTTCTCCCGCCACGCCACCTGCACCCACTCATCACGCCACAGTAATCGTTCCCGCCCCTGCGCCGCCACCCCCTCCCCATCATGTCACTGTGGTAACCATGGGCCCCACCTCCGTGATCAACACAGCATCCACATCACGACAGAACTTGGACACCATTGTGCAG GCCATCCAGCACATCGAAGGCACGCAGGAAAGGATGGTCGTGCCCGAGGAGGAAAAACGCCGGGCGGTCATCGTCACCCCGGGCCGCGTCCTCACAGACACCGGAGACTCCGACACCGCCTCTGACAACGAAGGATCTGAGGACTGTTAA
- the tfap4 gene encoding transcription factor AP-4 isoform X4: MQSINAGFQSLKTLIPHSDGEKLSKAAILQQTAEYIFSLEQEKTRLLQQNTQLKRYIQKEFSGSSPKRRRAEEKDEGIGSPDILEEEKVEDLRREMIELRQQLDKERSVRMMLEEQIRSLDAHLYPEKLKVIAQQVQEQHVQTQTLLRLQQQQEQLGKETSTPARSPLVFSPATPPAPTHHATVIVPAPAPPPPPHHVTVVTMGPTSVINTASTSRQNLDTIVQAIQHIEGTQERMVVPEEEKRRAVIVTPGRVLTDTGDSDTASDNEGSEDC; this comes from the exons ATGCAGAGCATCAATGCTGGCTTCCAGTCTCTGAAAACACTCATCCCGCATAGTGACGGGGAAAAGCTAAGCAAG gCTGCCATCTTGCAGCAAACGGCCGAATACATCTTTTCTCTGGAGCAGGAGAAGACGCGGCTGCTGCAACAAAACACCCAACTCAAACGCTACATACAG AAGGAGTTCAGCGGCTCGTCTCCGAAGAGGAGGCGTGCCGAGGAGAAGGATGAAGGGATCGGATCTCCAGACATTCTGGAGGAGGAGAAGGTGGAGGATCTGCGGAGAGAGATGATCGAACTCCGACAACAGCTGGATAAAGAGCGCTCGGTTCGCATGATGCTGGAAGAACAG ATCCGTTCATTGGATGCCCACTTGTACCCCGAGAAGCTCAAGGTGATCGCACAGCAGGTCCAGGAACAGCATGTGCAGACGCAAACTCTGCTCCGCCTTCAGCAGCAGCAGGAACAGCTGGGAAAAGAGACCAGCACCCCTGCTCGCAGCCCGCTG GTGTTTTCTCCCGCCACGCCACCTGCACCCACTCATCACGCCACAGTAATCGTTCCCGCCCCTGCGCCGCCACCCCCTCCCCATCATGTCACTGTGGTAACCATGGGCCCCACCTCCGTGATCAACACAGCATCCACATCACGACAGAACTTGGACACCATTGTGCAG GCCATCCAGCACATCGAAGGCACGCAGGAAAGGATGGTCGTGCCCGAGGAGGAAAAACGCCGGGCGGTCATCGTCACCCCGGGCCGCGTCCTCACAGACACCGGAGACTCCGACACCGCCTCTGACAACGAAGGATCTGAGGACTGTTAA